Proteins encoded together in one Drosophila albomicans strain 15112-1751.03 chromosome 2R, ASM965048v2, whole genome shotgun sequence window:
- the LOC117574904 gene encoding SH2B adapter protein 2 isoform X3: MGGNSAAANSSAFSAGGYIGPTTSLGAAGGSDLIPAPMGTGNAIGSSSTSYTYGGTSWEEFCDRHAHAAATDFAKACISYINGNLPPDEARNIPHRSFAVKFVDSFLEHYDTEFFRRRSNLKTGVGSLFGGEGGAGGDSFDTEEHEVSRLFPKSLLRRLSFKGLRKGKKLFFLQAFFHKNSDDVDGVGSSKQSGKTKLAKIVVECRKEGIVNNLTAESLDQTTGTQKWERCRLALVKAVGGYMLEFYTPPKSTKPRSGVFCFLISEARETTTLEMPDRNNTFVLKADNNMEYVIEAGSQEDMRSWLATIRYCMRTPPTQQPMLDSDVIAAAMQTSPVTTNPNPTGTGSALGGIQNPQYQQQGGLGLSGSNGNLVNSQSADSGLVAATATGNSNANVAASSHDVNASLSTSQLNNDHNNAPPDIPSRPQRGEQRLSASSNFDGNELLETDSDVNVADLTAEMRQFPWFHGTLPRAEAARMVLQSEAAGHGYFLVRQSETRRGEFVLTFNFQGRAKHLRLTISEKGQCRVQHLWFPTIQEMLEHFRHNPIPLESGGTSDVTLTEWVHHTSRLNDASAIGMATVAANTTLSHDSAGGGGGGAAAVDAAAGGAGGSSGAGGNANGNSNGHPSPRHVR, translated from the exons ATGGGCGGAAACAGCGCAGCTGCCAATTCAAGCGCCTTTAGCGCTGGCGGCTACATCGGACCCACCACCAGTCTGGGGGCAGCCGGTGGCAGCGATTTGATACCAGCGCCGATGGGCACTGGCAACGccattggcagcagcagcacatccTACACGTATGGAGGTACAAGTTGGGAGGAATTCTGCGATAGACATGCTCACGCTGCTGCTACGGACTTTGCCAAAGCATGCATCAGTTACATAAACGGCAATCTGCCGCCGGATGAAGCACGCAACATACCACATCGTAGTTTTGCAGTGAAATTCGTGGATTCCTTCTTGGAGCACTATGACACGGAGTTCTTTCGGCGTCGCAGCAATCTAAAGACGGGCGTTGGTTCGCTGTTTGGTGGGGAAGGCGGGGCAGGTGGTGATAGCTTTGATACCGAGGAGCATGAGGTATCACGGCTGTTTCCCAAGTCGCTTTTGCGACGTCTCTCCTTTAAGGGATTGCGCAAGGGCAAG AAACTCTTCTTTTTGCAGGCATTCTTTCACAAGAACTCTGACGATGTGGACGGCGtgggcagcagcaaacagagTGGCAAAACAAAGCTGGCCAAGATTGTGGTCGAGTGCCGCAAAGAGGGCATCGTTAACAATTTGACCGCAGAGAGTTTGGATCAAACAACTGGCACACAGAAGTGGGAACGTTGTCGTCTCGCTCTGGTCAAAGCAGTGGGCGGTTATATGCTGGAGTTTTATACGCCGCCCAAATCGACAAAACCGCGCAGCGgcgtcttttgttttcttatttcgGAGGCACGTGAAACAACCACACTGGAGATGCCGGATCGCAACAATACGTTCGTGCTGAAGGCCGACAACAACATGGAGTATGTGATTGAGGCGGGTAGCCAAGAAGATATGCGCAGCTGGCTGGCCACCATACGCTATTGCATGCGCACGCCGCCCACTCAGCAGCCGATGCTTGACTCGGATGTGATTGCAGCTGCTATGCAGACATCGCCAGTCACCACTAATCCGAATCCCACAGGCACGGGCAGTGCTTTGGGCGGCATACAGAATCCTCAATACCAGCAACAAGGTGGTCTGGGATTGAGCGGCTCCAATGGCAATCTGGTGAACTCGCAGTCAGCGGACAGCGGTTtggtggcagccacagcaactggCAATAGtaatgcaaatgttgctgccTCGTCGCATGACGTAAATGCTTCCCTAAGCACATCGCAGCTCAACAACGATCATAATAATGCGCCACCCGATATTCCATCGCGTCCACAACGTGGCGAACAGCGTTTGTCGGCCTCCAGCAATTTTGATGGCAACGAACTGCTTGAAACGGATTCTGATGTAAACGTGGCCGATTTGACAGCGGAGATGCGCCAGTTCCCATGGTTCCATGGCACATTGCCGCGTGCAGAGGCCGCACGCATGGTACTACAATCGGAGGCAGCGGGACATGGTTACTTTTTGGTGCGACAGAGCGAGACGCGACGTGGTGAATTTGTGCTGACGTTCAATTTCCAAGGACGTGCCAAGCATCTGCGACTCACAATCTCGGAGAAGGGACAGTGTCGGGTGCAGCATCTGTGGTTCCCTACTATACAGGAGATGCTCGAGCATTTCCGACACAATCCCATACCGCTAGAGTCGGGCGGCACTTCGGATGTGACGCTCACCGAATGGGTGCATCACACCAGTAGACTGAACGATGCATCGGCCATCGGCATGGCGACGGTTGCTGCCAACACAACATTGTCGCACGACTCGGcgggtggaggaggaggaggtgcaGCGGCTGTCGATGCGGCAGCGGGAGGAGCTGGAGGGAGTAGCGGAGCCGGCGGCAACGCGAATGGAAATAGCAATGGACATCCATCGCCGAGACATGTGAGATAG
- the LOC117574808 gene encoding uncharacterized protein LOC117574808, translating to MIGASRAVRAFMLFNILSGIFAPGSAQNLLDRLRPPAANLTRQSDDVKVVSGTKVKRYERLTVPLGGVGPILGGIGAAGLLSPLLQPQPAYLGYPYLPQWQAAARLTGEGEAAAAAGIISFQQLPYNSDIKVSINATGLPAGKHALHIHTYGDISDGCKSTGGQFPNNFLGNLEVRDDGSVSAVFMSIYLQLFGFNGIIGRSIVIHSKPIDLNTALNAEVFSSSLTVPNALAYQNEEISVGAPIACGVISLMSTAMTTTTPATSPPAPPAAETEK from the exons ATGATCGGAGCGAGTCGAGCAGTACGAGCATTTATGCTATTTAACATTTTGAGTGGCATTTTTGCGCCTGGCAGCGCACAAAATCTGTTGGATCGCCTGCGTCCGCCAGCCGCCAATTTGACGCGTCAATCGGATGACGTTAAAGTTGTTTCCGGCACAAAAGTGAAACGCTACGAACGTCTTACGGTGCCCCTAGGAGGCGTGGGTCCGATTCTTGGTGGCATTGGGGCAGCAGGATTACTTAGTCCACTACTGCAACCGCAGCCTGCTTATCTGGGTTATCCCTAT CTACCTCAGTGGCAGGCGGCTGCCAGACTTACAGGAGAAGGCgaagctgctgcagctgcgggCATAATCTCTTTCCAGCAGTTGCCTTACAACAGTGACATCAAGGTGTCCATCAATGCCACCGGGTTGCCAGCTGGAAAACATGCACTTCACATCCACACTTATGGCGACATTAGCGATGGCTGCAAATCAACCGGTGGACAATTCCCCAACAACTTT TTGGGCAATCTGGAGGTGAGGGACGATGGCAGTGTATCCGCAGTCTTTATGAGCATCTATCTGCAGCTCTTTGGCTTCAATGGCATCATTGGACGCTCCATAGTTATTCATAGTAAGCCAATCGATCTGAATACAGCACTCAATGCGGAagtcttctcctcctccttgaCTGTACCCAATGCCTTGGCCTATCAGAATGAGGAGATCTCGGTGGGTGCGCCGATTGCCTGTGGTGTCATTAGTCTCATGAGCACTGCCATGACAACTACAACTCCTGCCACTTCTCCTCCAGCTCCACCTGCGGCGGAAACTGAGAAGTAA
- the LOC117575829 gene encoding protein FAM98B — MDLELDIIDSLTALGYEGVDQPSLQKAVAGGIGDAELREVIYWLANQLHLLRKTDEHVANSSKDHSEFAFELSLLLTELGCPYRQFVAVPMSERFQTSDSLLQLLNYLTSELMATKMSLKLQPAEPPSKKSKTESNLQAAVIQLTKDLQLGEIPSTINVKSLFDRLTPKLDQRLKQTNKAVVSEPLMNSNKPLTDAQWRQLEAMHKDLDAEYNLRRQMMLTRLEATVQSFQWSESMKHRQKEINDRFQQKLKQLDALKYGGADTNIVALLAARTDLAIIEKTSSVNVRKNTASKIEKHVIGSVPDRGGRANEHAPPPPEMPSWQQQRAGGLAGGGGRGGGGNYRGGNRGGRGGGGGGGQNWQQPQQQYQQHPQEQRDRDRGDQQWLNSSGRVQGSGWNPQADGGGGRGGGGRGGGGGYRGGGGGRGGGGGGGYRGGRRTWWLQPTRWLPLKRRAIKPLCCSLPRLIFIFSFS, encoded by the coding sequence ATGGATCTCGAATTGGATATTATTGACTCACTGACTGCACTTGGCTATGAGGGCGTGGATCAGCCATCACTGCAGAAGGCTGTGGCCGGTGGTATCGGTGATGCTGAATTGCGTGAGGTGATTTATTGGCTGGCCAATCAATTACATTTGCTGCGCAAGACGGACGAACATGTGGCCAATAGCAGTAAGGACCACAGTGAGTTTGCCTTCGAATTGTCGCTACTGTTGACTGAGCTGGGATGTCCCTATCGTCAATTTGTGGCCGTGCCGATGTCGGAACGCTTCCAGACCAGTGACTCGCTACTGCAGTTGCTCAACTACTTAACATCCGAGTTGATGGCCACCAAGATGTCACTGAAGCTGCAGCCGGCGGAGCCACCCAGTAAGAAATCCAAGACTGAATCCAATTTACAAGCTGCTGTTATACAGCTGACCAAAGATCTGCAACTGGGTGAGATTCCCAGCACAATCAATGTGAAGTCGCTCTTCGATCGCTTGACGCCCAAGCTGGATCAACGTTTGAAGCAGACGAACAAGGCAGTGGTCAGTGAGCCGCTGATGAACTCGAACAAACCACTGACGGATGCCCAGTGGCGTCAGCTGGAGGCCATGCACAAGGATCTGGATGCCGAGTACAATTTGCGGCGTCAGATGATGTTGACGCGTCTGGAGGCGACCGTTCAGAGTTTCCAGTGGTCGGAGAGCATGAAGCATCGCCAGAAGGAGATAAACGATCGATTCCAGCAGAAGCTTAAACAGCTGGATGCTCTCAAATACGGCGGAGCAGACACGAACATTGTGGCGCTGCTTGCGGCGCGTACAGATCTTGCTATCATTGAGAAGACCAGCTCGGTGAATGTGCGCAAAAATACAGCCTCGAAGATTGAGAAGCATGTGATTGGCAGCGTGCCGGATCGCGGAGGACGCGCCAATGAGCATgcgccgccgccgccagaGATGCCTtcatggcagcagcagcgagctGGCGGACTTGCTGGAGGAGGTGGACGTGGCGGTGGCGGTAACTATCGCGGTGGCAATAGAGGAGGACGTggtggaggtggaggcggAGGTCAGAActggcagcagccacagcagcagtaTCAACAGCATCCGCAAGAACAACGAGATCGCGATAGAGGCGACCAGCAGTGGCTCAATAGTAGTGGACGCGTGCAGGGCTCTGGCTGGAATCCTCAAGCTGATGGTGGTGGTGGACGTGGCGGTGGAGGACGAGGTGGTGGCGGCGGTTACCgtggcggaggaggaggacgtGGTGGTGGTGGAGGCGGAGGTTATCGCGGAGGGAGGAGGACGTGGTGGCTACAACCAACGAGGTGGCTTCCATTAAAGCGGCGTGCAATTAAACCATTATGCTGCTCATTACCTAgattgatatttatatttagctttAGCTAA
- the LOC117574904 gene encoding SH2B adapter protein 2 isoform X1 yields the protein MGGNSAAANSSAFSAGGYIGPTTSLGAAGGSDLIPAPMGTGNAIGSSSTSYTYGGTSWEEFCDRHAHAAATDFAKACISYINGNLPPDEARNIPHRSFAVKFVDSFLEHYDTEFFRRRSNLKTGVGSLFGGEGGAGGDSFDTEEHEVSRLFPKSLLRRLSFKGLRKGKKLFFLQAFFHKNSDDVDGVGSSKQSGKTKLAKIVVECRKEGIVNNLTAESLDQTTGTQKWERCRLALVKAVGGYMLEFYTPPKSTKPRSGVFCFLISEARETTTLEMPDRNNTFVLKADNNMEYVIEAGSQEDMRSWLATIRYCMRTPPTQQPMLDSDVIAAAMQTSPVTTNPNPTGTGSALGGIQNPQYQQQGGLGLSGSNGNLVNSQSADSGLVAATATGNSNANVAASSHDVNASLSTSQLNNDHNNAPPDIPSRPQRGEQRLSASSNFDGNELLETDSDVNVADLTAEMRQFPWFHGTLPRAEAARMVLQSEAAGHGYFLVRQSETRRGEFVLTFNFQGRAKHLRLTISEKGQCRVQHLWFPTIQEMLEHFRHNPIPLESGGTSDVTLTEWVHHTSRLNDASAIGMATVAANTTLSHDSAGGGGGGAAAVDAAAGGAGGSSGAGGNANGNSNGHPSPRHCNEVITMNLSVRLKTNEIELPQEPTHVYFPEQVYFHLDPTPLTVHSSPPAGHGFLDQPHLRASNASLQAATSSRHGGADSGASGSGGGGVGGAAGGTGGGTSGSGECTGRAIDNQYSFT from the exons ATGGGCGGAAACAGCGCAGCTGCCAATTCAAGCGCCTTTAGCGCTGGCGGCTACATCGGACCCACCACCAGTCTGGGGGCAGCCGGTGGCAGCGATTTGATACCAGCGCCGATGGGCACTGGCAACGccattggcagcagcagcacatccTACACGTATGGAGGTACAAGTTGGGAGGAATTCTGCGATAGACATGCTCACGCTGCTGCTACGGACTTTGCCAAAGCATGCATCAGTTACATAAACGGCAATCTGCCGCCGGATGAAGCACGCAACATACCACATCGTAGTTTTGCAGTGAAATTCGTGGATTCCTTCTTGGAGCACTATGACACGGAGTTCTTTCGGCGTCGCAGCAATCTAAAGACGGGCGTTGGTTCGCTGTTTGGTGGGGAAGGCGGGGCAGGTGGTGATAGCTTTGATACCGAGGAGCATGAGGTATCACGGCTGTTTCCCAAGTCGCTTTTGCGACGTCTCTCCTTTAAGGGATTGCGCAAGGGCAAG AAACTCTTCTTTTTGCAGGCATTCTTTCACAAGAACTCTGACGATGTGGACGGCGtgggcagcagcaaacagagTGGCAAAACAAAGCTGGCCAAGATTGTGGTCGAGTGCCGCAAAGAGGGCATCGTTAACAATTTGACCGCAGAGAGTTTGGATCAAACAACTGGCACACAGAAGTGGGAACGTTGTCGTCTCGCTCTGGTCAAAGCAGTGGGCGGTTATATGCTGGAGTTTTATACGCCGCCCAAATCGACAAAACCGCGCAGCGgcgtcttttgttttcttatttcgGAGGCACGTGAAACAACCACACTGGAGATGCCGGATCGCAACAATACGTTCGTGCTGAAGGCCGACAACAACATGGAGTATGTGATTGAGGCGGGTAGCCAAGAAGATATGCGCAGCTGGCTGGCCACCATACGCTATTGCATGCGCACGCCGCCCACTCAGCAGCCGATGCTTGACTCGGATGTGATTGCAGCTGCTATGCAGACATCGCCAGTCACCACTAATCCGAATCCCACAGGCACGGGCAGTGCTTTGGGCGGCATACAGAATCCTCAATACCAGCAACAAGGTGGTCTGGGATTGAGCGGCTCCAATGGCAATCTGGTGAACTCGCAGTCAGCGGACAGCGGTTtggtggcagccacagcaactggCAATAGtaatgcaaatgttgctgccTCGTCGCATGACGTAAATGCTTCCCTAAGCACATCGCAGCTCAACAACGATCATAATAATGCGCCACCCGATATTCCATCGCGTCCACAACGTGGCGAACAGCGTTTGTCGGCCTCCAGCAATTTTGATGGCAACGAACTGCTTGAAACGGATTCTGATGTAAACGTGGCCGATTTGACAGCGGAGATGCGCCAGTTCCCATGGTTCCATGGCACATTGCCGCGTGCAGAGGCCGCACGCATGGTACTACAATCGGAGGCAGCGGGACATGGTTACTTTTTGGTGCGACAGAGCGAGACGCGACGTGGTGAATTTGTGCTGACGTTCAATTTCCAAGGACGTGCCAAGCATCTGCGACTCACAATCTCGGAGAAGGGACAGTGTCGGGTGCAGCATCTGTGGTTCCCTACTATACAGGAGATGCTCGAGCATTTCCGACACAATCCCATACCGCTAGAGTCGGGCGGCACTTCGGATGTGACGCTCACCGAATGGGTGCATCACACCAGTAGACTGAACGATGCATCGGCCATCGGCATGGCGACGGTTGCTGCCAACACAACATTGTCGCACGACTCGGcgggtggaggaggaggaggtgcaGCGGCTGTCGATGCGGCAGCGGGAGGAGCTGGAGGGAGTAGCGGAGCCGGCGGCAACGCGAATGGAAATAGCAATGGACATCCATCGCCGAGACAT TGCAACGAAGTGATTACCATGAATCTAAGTGTTCGCCTAAAGACAAACGAAATCGAACTGCCACAAGAGCCAACACACGTCTATTTTCCGGAGCAAGTCTACTTTCATTTGGATCCCACACCATTGACCGTGCACAGTTCGCCGCCTGCAGGCCATGGTTTTCTCGATCAACCGCACCTGCGTGCCTCGAACGCTTCACTCCAGGCAGCCACATCATCGCGTCATGGTGGTGCCGATAGTGGTGCCAGTGGCAGTGGCGGTGGTGGAGTTGGTGGTGCTGCCGGTGGGACCGGTGGTGGAACATCAGGAAGCGGCGAGTGCACCGGACGCGCCATTGATAATCAGTATAGCTTCACTTAG
- the LOC117574904 gene encoding SH2B adapter protein 2 isoform X2, giving the protein MGGNSAAANSSAFSAGGYIGPTTSLGAAGGSDLIPAPMGTGNAIGSSSTSYTYGGTSWEEFCDRHAHAAATDFAKACISYINGNLPPDEARNIPHRSFAVKFVDSFLEHYDTEFFRRRSNLKTGVGSLFGGEGGAGGDSFDTEEHEVSRLFPKSLLRRLSFKGLRKGKAFFHKNSDDVDGVGSSKQSGKTKLAKIVVECRKEGIVNNLTAESLDQTTGTQKWERCRLALVKAVGGYMLEFYTPPKSTKPRSGVFCFLISEARETTTLEMPDRNNTFVLKADNNMEYVIEAGSQEDMRSWLATIRYCMRTPPTQQPMLDSDVIAAAMQTSPVTTNPNPTGTGSALGGIQNPQYQQQGGLGLSGSNGNLVNSQSADSGLVAATATGNSNANVAASSHDVNASLSTSQLNNDHNNAPPDIPSRPQRGEQRLSASSNFDGNELLETDSDVNVADLTAEMRQFPWFHGTLPRAEAARMVLQSEAAGHGYFLVRQSETRRGEFVLTFNFQGRAKHLRLTISEKGQCRVQHLWFPTIQEMLEHFRHNPIPLESGGTSDVTLTEWVHHTSRLNDASAIGMATVAANTTLSHDSAGGGGGGAAAVDAAAGGAGGSSGAGGNANGNSNGHPSPRHCNEVITMNLSVRLKTNEIELPQEPTHVYFPEQVYFHLDPTPLTVHSSPPAGHGFLDQPHLRASNASLQAATSSRHGGADSGASGSGGGGVGGAAGGTGGGTSGSGECTGRAIDNQYSFT; this is encoded by the exons ATGGGCGGAAACAGCGCAGCTGCCAATTCAAGCGCCTTTAGCGCTGGCGGCTACATCGGACCCACCACCAGTCTGGGGGCAGCCGGTGGCAGCGATTTGATACCAGCGCCGATGGGCACTGGCAACGccattggcagcagcagcacatccTACACGTATGGAGGTACAAGTTGGGAGGAATTCTGCGATAGACATGCTCACGCTGCTGCTACGGACTTTGCCAAAGCATGCATCAGTTACATAAACGGCAATCTGCCGCCGGATGAAGCACGCAACATACCACATCGTAGTTTTGCAGTGAAATTCGTGGATTCCTTCTTGGAGCACTATGACACGGAGTTCTTTCGGCGTCGCAGCAATCTAAAGACGGGCGTTGGTTCGCTGTTTGGTGGGGAAGGCGGGGCAGGTGGTGATAGCTTTGATACCGAGGAGCATGAGGTATCACGGCTGTTTCCCAAGTCGCTTTTGCGACGTCTCTCCTTTAAGGGATTGCGCAAGGGCAAG GCATTCTTTCACAAGAACTCTGACGATGTGGACGGCGtgggcagcagcaaacagagTGGCAAAACAAAGCTGGCCAAGATTGTGGTCGAGTGCCGCAAAGAGGGCATCGTTAACAATTTGACCGCAGAGAGTTTGGATCAAACAACTGGCACACAGAAGTGGGAACGTTGTCGTCTCGCTCTGGTCAAAGCAGTGGGCGGTTATATGCTGGAGTTTTATACGCCGCCCAAATCGACAAAACCGCGCAGCGgcgtcttttgttttcttatttcgGAGGCACGTGAAACAACCACACTGGAGATGCCGGATCGCAACAATACGTTCGTGCTGAAGGCCGACAACAACATGGAGTATGTGATTGAGGCGGGTAGCCAAGAAGATATGCGCAGCTGGCTGGCCACCATACGCTATTGCATGCGCACGCCGCCCACTCAGCAGCCGATGCTTGACTCGGATGTGATTGCAGCTGCTATGCAGACATCGCCAGTCACCACTAATCCGAATCCCACAGGCACGGGCAGTGCTTTGGGCGGCATACAGAATCCTCAATACCAGCAACAAGGTGGTCTGGGATTGAGCGGCTCCAATGGCAATCTGGTGAACTCGCAGTCAGCGGACAGCGGTTtggtggcagccacagcaactggCAATAGtaatgcaaatgttgctgccTCGTCGCATGACGTAAATGCTTCCCTAAGCACATCGCAGCTCAACAACGATCATAATAATGCGCCACCCGATATTCCATCGCGTCCACAACGTGGCGAACAGCGTTTGTCGGCCTCCAGCAATTTTGATGGCAACGAACTGCTTGAAACGGATTCTGATGTAAACGTGGCCGATTTGACAGCGGAGATGCGCCAGTTCCCATGGTTCCATGGCACATTGCCGCGTGCAGAGGCCGCACGCATGGTACTACAATCGGAGGCAGCGGGACATGGTTACTTTTTGGTGCGACAGAGCGAGACGCGACGTGGTGAATTTGTGCTGACGTTCAATTTCCAAGGACGTGCCAAGCATCTGCGACTCACAATCTCGGAGAAGGGACAGTGTCGGGTGCAGCATCTGTGGTTCCCTACTATACAGGAGATGCTCGAGCATTTCCGACACAATCCCATACCGCTAGAGTCGGGCGGCACTTCGGATGTGACGCTCACCGAATGGGTGCATCACACCAGTAGACTGAACGATGCATCGGCCATCGGCATGGCGACGGTTGCTGCCAACACAACATTGTCGCACGACTCGGcgggtggaggaggaggaggtgcaGCGGCTGTCGATGCGGCAGCGGGAGGAGCTGGAGGGAGTAGCGGAGCCGGCGGCAACGCGAATGGAAATAGCAATGGACATCCATCGCCGAGACAT TGCAACGAAGTGATTACCATGAATCTAAGTGTTCGCCTAAAGACAAACGAAATCGAACTGCCACAAGAGCCAACACACGTCTATTTTCCGGAGCAAGTCTACTTTCATTTGGATCCCACACCATTGACCGTGCACAGTTCGCCGCCTGCAGGCCATGGTTTTCTCGATCAACCGCACCTGCGTGCCTCGAACGCTTCACTCCAGGCAGCCACATCATCGCGTCATGGTGGTGCCGATAGTGGTGCCAGTGGCAGTGGCGGTGGTGGAGTTGGTGGTGCTGCCGGTGGGACCGGTGGTGGAACATCAGGAAGCGGCGAGTGCACCGGACGCGCCATTGATAATCAGTATAGCTTCACTTAG